The nucleotide sequence AGTATCTGCAGTGTGACGATGAGTCTCACAGACTTCCTGAACCAGGGGTAGAAGAAGGCGTAGATCAGAGGGTTCAGACACGAGTTAAAGTAGAACAGACAGATCACAAAGGCAGCAGACGAAGCGTCGATCAGAGTGTCCTGTCCCGACAGCGTGACGCAGAAATACGGACAGAGACATAAAAGAAACACCACCACGACCACGCCAAGAGTCCTGGCTGCTTTCAGCTCAGACTTCTTCACGGTGACTTTCACTGAACTCTGCTGAGCCGCAACCTGAGAGCGCATCACACGAGCCTGAGACACAGCCACCACAAACACTCTCAGGTACAGGACCATGATGACGCTGACGGGACCAATGAAGGAGATAATGATATCAACAACTCCCGCACTGTGGCTCACAACAACCACACACTCTCCAGAGCAGGAGCGGAACCGGCCCGGCTGTCTGAAGTTATCCTTCATCAGGATGCTGTTGTATAAAACTGAGCAGAGCCAGCACAGACAGGTGCAGGTGGTGACTCTCCCCACTGTTATCTGGCTGGAGTAATGCA is from Notolabrus celidotus isolate fNotCel1 chromosome 10, fNotCel1.pri, whole genome shotgun sequence and encodes:
- the LOC117820592 gene encoding trace amine-associated receptor 8a-like — protein: METLQDRELCFPQFLNASCRRPKHPRSETVLMFTLLSFISFLTVTLNLLVIISISHFRKLHTPTNLLLLSLATSDFFVGFLLFFQTFNMYSCWFLGDVLCVLYYLLIYVIASACIGNMVLISVNRYVAICQPLHYSSQITVGRVTTCTCLCWLCSVLYNSILMKDNFRQPGRFRSCSGECVVVVSHSAGVVDIIISFIGPVSVIMVLYLRVFVVAVSQARVMRSQVAAQQSSVKVTVKKSELKAARTLGVVVVVFLLCLCPYFCVTLSGQDTLIDASSAAFVICLFYFNSCLNPLIYAFFYPWFRKSVRLIVTLQILKPGSCDTNIQ